A section of the Amblyomma americanum isolate KBUSLIRL-KWMA chromosome 2, ASM5285725v1, whole genome shotgun sequence genome encodes:
- the LOC144118367 gene encoding uncharacterized protein LOC144118367, protein MARLRGVSTSMVTILLTFSVPSSCSYFSPWRPQENHLGATPSSFGGGQPPRPKSSPVPSPVATCTDFVPAGTESRNPICLTGINNGGGGGGGGGPAPLDPELPYHDEEELFCRQVLMELRQMERYRRAMAKLRIRQVLFETKYWALHAPVRGQRGN, encoded by the coding sequence ATGGCCAGATTGCGCGGTGTGAGTACCAGCATGGTCACAATCCTCCTGACATTCTCCGTGCCTTCCTCTTGTTCGTATTTCTCTCCCTGGCGACCACAGGAGAACCATCTAGGCGCCACGCCCTCGAGTTTCGGTGGTGGTCAGCCGCCCAGACCGAAGAGCTCGCCTGTCCCGTCGCCAGTGGCCACCTGCACCGATTTCGTCCCCGCCGGCACAGAGTCCAGGAACCCGATTTGCTTGACGGGCATCAATaacggtggtggcggcggcggcggcggcggcccggcTCCATTGGATCCTGAGCTTCCGTACCATGACGAGGAGGAGCTATTCTGCCGACAAGTGCTCATGGAGCTACGGCAAATGGAGAGGTACCGCCGAGCCATGGCCAAGTTGCGCATCAGGCAGGTGCTGTTCGAGACCAAGTACTGGGCCCTGCATGCCCCAGTTCGTGGCCAAAGGGGTAACTGA